The Altererythrobacter sp. CAU 1644 genome has a window encoding:
- the leuD gene encoding 3-isopropylmalate dehydratase small subunit, translated as MDKVSTIEGRAYPFGAKNVDTDVIIPAEWLKTISREGLGQGAFETIRAQEGNIFDDPEYSSAPILIAGDNFGCGSSREHAAWALLDLGIRAVIAPSFSDIFSGNAFKNGILTVELPQDQIDRLMEVAETEQIHVDLEAQTVTTPFQDRFAFEIDPFRKHCLLNGLDEVGLTLERDDAIAGYEKRLGATLPWLTKGTEIAV; from the coding sequence ATGGACAAGGTTTCCACCATTGAAGGCCGCGCCTACCCTTTCGGCGCGAAGAATGTCGATACCGACGTCATCATTCCTGCCGAGTGGCTCAAGACGATCAGCCGCGAGGGGCTGGGCCAGGGAGCGTTCGAAACCATTCGTGCTCAGGAAGGCAACATCTTCGACGATCCAGAATACTCAAGCGCACCCATCCTGATCGCCGGCGACAATTTCGGCTGCGGTTCGAGCCGCGAGCATGCCGCCTGGGCCTTGCTCGATCTCGGTATCAGGGCCGTGATTGCGCCAAGTTTTTCGGACATTTTTTCGGGCAACGCCTTCAAAAACGGTATCCTGACGGTCGAACTGCCACAGGATCAGATCGATCGGTTGATGGAAGTCGCGGAAACCGAGCAGATCCACGTCGATCTGGAAGCCCAGACCGTCACGACCCCTTTCCAGGATCGCTTCGCCTTCGAGATAGACCCGTTTCGCAAGCATTGCCTGCTGAACGGGCTCGACGAAGTCGGCCTGACGCTGGAGCGCGACGACGCCATCGCAGGATATGAAAAGAGGCTCGGCGCGACGCTGCCGTGGCTTACCAAGGGAACGGAGATTGCAGTATGA